The following coding sequences are from one Thermostaphylospora chromogena window:
- a CDS encoding ROK family transcriptional regulator, with protein MLTAGQVLQLIREGSCRTRKELIERTGLSRSTIADRVDRLLEAGYIRESGVGASGGGRPPSVLDVDSANHLVLVADLGARHTVAALTDLAARPIAEEHADLRIDRGPGPVLDWVVGAFERLLDKTGMDRARVRGVGLDVPGSVDRVTGRVTRSFLMPGWDDHPVADAVREAFDVPILLENDATAMALGEWWSSWRSCPSLMLVKVSTGIGAGIVLDGRVYRGADEAAGNIGHVRVGGDDARVCTCGSRGCVASLAGGQALAEELGVESSRDVVALVQAGDPAAIALTQEAGRTLGVVLATAVSLLNPGALVLGGDMAETGEHYLTGIRESVYRHSLPYATRNLRIVNSTLGGRAGIVGTAVMVMEHVLSPETVDAALHG; from the coding sequence ATGCTGACGGCGGGGCAGGTCCTCCAGCTGATCCGGGAGGGCTCGTGCCGTACCCGCAAGGAGCTGATCGAGCGCACCGGGCTGTCCCGGTCGACGATCGCCGACCGGGTGGACCGGCTGCTGGAGGCCGGATACATCCGCGAGTCGGGAGTGGGCGCGTCCGGGGGCGGCCGCCCGCCGTCGGTGCTGGACGTGGACTCCGCCAACCACCTGGTGCTGGTCGCCGACCTCGGGGCGCGCCACACGGTCGCGGCGCTGACCGACCTGGCCGCGCGGCCGATCGCCGAGGAGCACGCCGACCTGCGCATCGACCGCGGCCCCGGTCCGGTCCTCGACTGGGTGGTGGGCGCGTTCGAACGGCTGCTGGACAAGACGGGCATGGACCGGGCGCGGGTGCGCGGCGTCGGGCTGGACGTGCCCGGCTCGGTGGACCGCGTCACGGGCCGGGTGACGCGGTCGTTCCTCATGCCCGGCTGGGACGACCACCCGGTGGCCGACGCCGTGCGCGAAGCCTTCGACGTGCCGATCCTGCTGGAGAACGACGCCACGGCGATGGCGCTGGGCGAGTGGTGGTCGTCGTGGCGCTCGTGCCCCTCGCTGATGCTGGTGAAGGTCTCCACCGGCATCGGCGCGGGGATCGTCCTGGACGGCCGGGTCTACCGGGGCGCGGACGAGGCGGCGGGCAACATCGGCCACGTGCGGGTGGGCGGGGACGACGCGCGGGTGTGCACCTGCGGCTCGCGCGGCTGCGTCGCCTCCCTGGCCGGCGGGCAGGCCCTGGCCGAGGAGCTGGGCGTGGAGTCCAGCAGGGACGTCGTCGCGCTCGTGCAGGCCGGTGATCCGGCGGCGATCGCGCTCACCCAGGAGGCGGGCCGCACCCTCGGCGTGGTCCTGGCCACCGCGGTCAGCCTGCTCAATCCGGGAGCGCTGGTCCTGGGCGGGGACATGGCCGAGACCGGTGAGCACTACCTGACCGGCATCCGGGAGAGCGTCTACCGGCACAGCCTGCCGTACGCCACCCGGAACCTGCGGATCGTCAACAGCACGCTCGGCGGACGCGCCGGGATCGTCGGCACCGCCGTCATGGTGATGGAGCACGTGCTGTCCCCCGAGACGGTGGACGCCGCGCTGCACGGCTAG
- a CDS encoding NADPH-dependent FMN reductase has translation MSIVTLIGNPKAGSRTHTVAVKAAEAVGRAAGREEAAEVVDLSALGSALLAPGASAAVELALETVTAADVLVVASPTYKGTYTGLLKSFLDRLPGGALQKTVALPLLVMGSPRHALAVELHLRPLLVELGAVVPTPGLAVLESELPRLDEVLDEWAARIAPQVAVALRAPLVNIALQEGSRA, from the coding sequence ATGAGCATCGTCACGCTGATCGGCAACCCCAAGGCGGGGTCCCGCACCCACACGGTAGCGGTCAAGGCGGCCGAGGCGGTGGGCCGGGCCGCCGGGCGGGAGGAGGCGGCGGAGGTCGTCGACCTGTCCGCCCTCGGGTCGGCGCTGCTGGCGCCCGGCGCGTCGGCGGCGGTGGAGCTCGCACTGGAGACCGTCACCGCCGCCGACGTCCTGGTCGTGGCCAGCCCCACCTACAAGGGCACCTACACCGGCCTGCTGAAGTCGTTCCTCGACCGGCTGCCGGGCGGCGCGCTGCAGAAGACGGTGGCGCTGCCCCTGCTGGTGATGGGCTCTCCGCGGCACGCGCTCGCGGTCGAACTCCACCTGCGGCCGCTCCTGGTCGAGCTGGGCGCGGTCGTCCCCACGCCGGGACTGGCGGTGCTCGAGTCGGAGCTGCCGCGGCTCGACGAGGTGCTGGACGAGTGGGCCGCCAGGATCGCCCCCCAGGTCGCCGTGGCCCTGCGGGCGCCCCTGGTGAACATCGCGCTGCAGGAGGGCTCGCGGGCGTGA
- a CDS encoding LLM class flavin-dependent oxidoreductase translates to MHLNAFLMGVGHHEAAWRHPRTEPSRITDVRHFQHLARVAERGALDSVFLADTLALAGKVRYNALGGLEPLTLLSALAVVTERIGLIATVSTTYNEPFHVARKFASLDHISGGRAGWNIVTSAGEAEARNFGIERPAHTERYARAAEFVDVVTKLWDSWEDGAILRERHTGVYADTDRIHPVDHAGTYFRVRGPLNAPRPPQGHPVLVQAGSSEDGKRFAARYAEAVFTAQQTLEEARAFYADLKGRLAAHGRRPEELLILPGIVPIIGSTEREARRLEKELEELTVPEYGVAQVSTMLGVDLTGHPLDEPLPELSGATEGQQSRARLVLDLARRDGLTLRQLIARLAGGRGHRVVAGTPEQIADQLEEWFTGGAADGFNIMPPILPGGLEDFVDHVIPELRIRGLFRYEYEGRTLRDHYGLARPVARHVPQAVAV, encoded by the coding sequence ATGCACCTGAACGCCTTCCTGATGGGGGTCGGCCACCACGAGGCCGCCTGGCGGCATCCCCGCACCGAGCCCTCCCGCATCACCGACGTGCGGCACTTCCAGCACCTGGCCCGGGTCGCCGAGCGCGGCGCGCTGGACTCGGTCTTCCTCGCCGACACCCTGGCCCTGGCGGGGAAGGTGCGGTACAACGCCCTCGGCGGGCTGGAGCCGCTGACGCTGCTGTCGGCCCTCGCCGTGGTCACCGAGCGCATCGGCCTGATCGCCACCGTCTCCACCACCTACAACGAGCCGTTCCACGTGGCGCGGAAGTTCGCCTCGCTGGACCACATCAGCGGCGGCCGGGCGGGGTGGAACATCGTCACCTCGGCGGGCGAGGCCGAGGCGCGCAACTTCGGCATCGAACGGCCCGCTCACACCGAACGGTACGCGCGCGCCGCGGAGTTCGTGGACGTGGTCACCAAGCTCTGGGACAGCTGGGAGGACGGCGCGATCCTGCGCGAGCGGCACACCGGTGTCTACGCCGACACCGACCGGATCCACCCCGTCGACCATGCGGGGACGTACTTCAGGGTGCGCGGTCCGCTGAACGCCCCCCGCCCGCCGCAGGGGCATCCGGTGCTGGTCCAGGCCGGCTCCTCCGAGGACGGCAAGCGGTTCGCCGCCCGCTACGCCGAGGCCGTCTTCACCGCGCAGCAGACCCTGGAGGAGGCCAGGGCCTTCTACGCCGACCTGAAGGGCAGGCTCGCCGCGCACGGCAGGCGGCCCGAGGAGCTGCTGATACTGCCCGGCATCGTGCCGATCATCGGCTCGACCGAGCGGGAGGCGCGGCGCTTGGAGAAGGAGCTGGAGGAGCTGACCGTCCCCGAGTACGGCGTGGCGCAGGTGTCCACCATGCTCGGCGTCGATCTGACCGGACACCCGCTGGACGAGCCGCTGCCCGAGCTGTCCGGCGCCACCGAGGGCCAGCAGAGCCGGGCCCGGCTCGTGCTCGACCTCGCCCGGCGCGACGGCCTCACCCTGCGGCAGCTGATCGCCCGGCTGGCCGGCGGGCGCGGCCACCGCGTGGTCGCCGGAACGCCCGAGCAGATCGCCGACCAGCTCGAGGAGTGGTTCACCGGCGGCGCCGCCGACGGCTTCAACATCATGCCGCCGATCCTGCCCGGGGGCCTGGAGGACTTCGTGGACCACGTGATACCGGAACTGCGGATCAGGGGCCTGTTCCGGTACGAGTACGAGGGGCGGACGCTACGCGACCACTACGGCCTGGCCCGTCCCGTCGCCCGCCACGTCCCGCAGGCGGTGGCCGTATGA
- a CDS encoding ABC transporter permease, producing the protein MAELRTTAAAPPRKEGDIHWYDLADDEAVQEAEESRDVPDAKRRPGPDRRRGAGIVARVLRRTAAVALLLAAWEVLPRIGVVDRVFLTPFSEVLTAWADLLAAGELTEHVSASLLRSAAGFGLAVAVAVPLGLLIGWYRPVADFLNPVLELFRNTAALALLPVFVLILGLGETSKVSIICYACTWPILLNTIAGVRGVDPLLVKSARSMGLSSPRLFQKVILPAAVPTVFTGIRLAGAYSILVLVAAEMVGAKAGLGYLINYAQYNFRIPDMYAGIVTISVLGLVFNLLLLKLERRFSTWRTTT; encoded by the coding sequence GTGGCTGAACTCCGAACGACCGCGGCCGCTCCGCCCCGCAAGGAGGGCGACATCCACTGGTACGACCTGGCGGACGACGAGGCCGTCCAGGAAGCCGAGGAGTCCCGGGACGTCCCCGATGCGAAGCGCCGCCCCGGACCCGACAGGCGGCGCGGCGCCGGGATCGTGGCGCGGGTGCTGCGGCGCACCGCGGCGGTGGCGCTGCTGCTGGCCGCATGGGAGGTCCTGCCCAGGATCGGCGTGGTGGACCGGGTCTTCCTCACACCCTTCTCCGAGGTGCTGACGGCCTGGGCGGACCTGCTGGCCGCCGGTGAGCTGACCGAGCACGTGAGCGCGTCGCTGCTGCGCTCGGCCGCCGGGTTCGGGCTGGCCGTCGCCGTGGCGGTCCCGCTGGGGCTGCTCATCGGGTGGTACCGGCCGGTCGCCGACTTCCTCAACCCGGTCCTGGAACTGTTCCGCAACACCGCGGCGCTCGCCCTGCTCCCCGTCTTCGTGCTGATCCTCGGCCTGGGCGAGACGTCCAAGGTGTCGATCATCTGCTACGCCTGCACCTGGCCCATCCTGCTCAACACGATCGCCGGGGTGCGGGGGGTGGACCCGCTGCTGGTGAAGTCGGCCCGGTCCATGGGGCTGAGCTCGCCGCGGCTGTTCCAGAAGGTCATCCTCCCCGCCGCCGTGCCCACGGTGTTCACCGGCATCCGGCTCGCCGGGGCCTACTCCATCCTCGTGCTGGTGGCGGCCGAGATGGTCGGCGCCAAGGCCGGGCTCGGCTACCTCATCAACTACGCCCAGTACAACTTCCGCATCCCTGACATGTACGCGGGGATCGTCACGATCTCCGTGCTCGGCCTGGTCTTCAACCTGCTCTTGCTGAAGCTGGAGCGCCGATTCTCAACCTGGAGGACGACGACGTGA
- a CDS encoding ABC transporter ATP-binding protein codes for MKISLRGVRKTFAVRGRDEPFTALDGVDLDVREGEFLTLVGPSGCGKSTLLDLIAGLAPPSAGEILIDGAPVTGPGLDRGVVFQQYALFPWRTALANVAFGLEAKPSVTKAERTERARHYLELVGLRGFEDRYPHELSGGMRQRVAIARSLAYDPDVLLMDEPFAALDAQTRESLQEELLRIWERTGKTIVFITHGIDEAVYLGRRVAVMTSRPGRIKEVVEVDFAVREGGLRADPRFGEYRHHIWALLREEVAAAQADERKAAIHSG; via the coding sequence ATGAAGATCAGCCTCCGGGGAGTGCGCAAGACCTTCGCCGTGCGCGGCCGAGACGAGCCGTTCACCGCACTCGACGGCGTGGACCTCGACGTCCGCGAAGGGGAGTTCCTCACCCTCGTCGGGCCGAGCGGCTGCGGCAAGTCCACCCTTCTGGACCTGATCGCGGGGCTGGCCCCGCCGAGCGCGGGCGAGATCCTGATCGACGGCGCCCCGGTGACCGGCCCGGGACTGGATCGAGGGGTCGTCTTCCAGCAGTACGCGCTGTTCCCCTGGCGCACGGCGCTGGCCAACGTCGCCTTCGGGCTGGAGGCCAAACCCTCGGTCACCAAGGCGGAGCGCACCGAACGGGCCCGCCACTACCTGGAACTGGTCGGGCTGCGCGGCTTCGAGGACCGCTACCCGCACGAGCTGTCCGGCGGCATGCGGCAGCGGGTGGCGATCGCGCGCAGCCTCGCCTACGACCCCGACGTGCTGCTGATGGACGAGCCGTTCGCCGCGCTCGACGCGCAGACCCGCGAATCGCTGCAGGAAGAGCTGCTGCGCATCTGGGAGCGGACCGGCAAGACGATCGTCTTCATCACCCACGGCATCGACGAGGCGGTCTACCTCGGCCGCCGGGTGGCGGTCATGACCTCCCGGCCGGGCCGGATCAAGGAGGTGGTCGAGGTGGACTTCGCCGTACGCGAGGGGGGCCTGCGGGCCGACCCCCGCTTCGGCGAATACCGGCACCACATCTGGGCGCTGCTGCGCGAAGAGGTCGCGGCGGCGCAGGCGGACGAGCGAAAGGCGGCGATCCACAGTGGCTGA